The Drosophila nasuta strain 15112-1781.00 chromosome 2R, ASM2355853v1, whole genome shotgun sequence genome segment TTAGTCATGGCAAAGTAAAGAGAATTCTCTTTTCCCTACAGGGCATCTGCTAGTCTCACACTCCCAACACCTGGCGAGCAGTGAATGGCTTTGTTTTAGAGGCTGTTGTGTTATTTATGAGTTTTATGGATGCTGCCCGTGATTAATGTGTGACAATATGGGGGACAAAGCGAAACAAAGCCGTATGAATATTAAACTTTGTCTGCCCATTTAAGAGCAGCATTAATAAGTTGCGGCAAAGCGGCTAAGCCCAAATCTAGATACATTAACACAAATCGTTCGTTCGTGGTGCATTTGGAGCTGCTCCACACTCCCCACTCCTTACCCCGCATTCCTCACTCTCCACTCGATTGCAGCACTAAGGCGCTCTTATCGTCGCTTGTAAATGTCTCAACTATTTGTTAAATGCTAAAGCGACATGGTCATAATGGAAATGACAACTTAACAGCAATGACGGCAACGAAGGCGACTCCAAGcaaaacaaccaaaacaacaccaacaacaacaacaacggtgTCCAAGAGCTATGGCAGAAATGTTAAAAGGCTCGGTCAAGTGGGACATCGTTCGATGCCAGCGCCCGTTGCGCCCCTTGGCATATCGTCAAAGTTGACGCTGTTGTGATAACTGTATTGAGAGTGTCATTAACATTTTGATTGGTTTGCCAGACACGACGCTGCGCACCCAAGTCGGCCACAGCAAGTCCAGCCCAGGCATTGATTCCACCGAGCAGCTCTTATGAGCGCCAGGAACAGGCTATTATCGCCGAAGAAGACATGCACATCATTTGTTAAATAAAGTAGAGTCTCttcgccagcagcagcagcagcagcagcagcttctcaGCAGAGTGGACAGCGCATGTGCGAGGCAATTAATCAACGCGACgtttttgcattcaaaatgaaaacaccTTTTTAGCAGcaagcacaacaaacaacaacaacaacgagagcagagcagcagaagcagctaCAACAAGAATCAGAACAACATCGTCAATCAGTATCAGTTGACAACGAGGCAGCGAGAGGCAAGAGCAGCCAGTGTGGAAGCCATCaacaaattgcagcagcagcccaatTTGTGGGGCGGCATACGCGACGTATGCGTGATTTCTGATTCGTATGGCGCTTTACGTTTAAAGTGGTCAGTCGGCTGGTGCTAATATGAATGCGGGTGTgcggatgtgtgtgtgtgtgttgaatgcTGGCGAAATTAAAAAGCGTCAATTTGTCACACGTGGTCAGGTCAACTGCGAATTCGCCTCGAATCAACTGGACTGCTGGTGGAGTGAACTGGACTGGACTCTGCTCTGCCTTCTGCCTTCCGCCGCCCCATCCTCGCTGTCATTAAGAACGCTTTTGTGGTTGAGTGTTTAATTGCCCAGCATACACACGGGAGGACAGTTGAGGGGACAACGACTTGGCACACTTTTGTCGACTTGTCATCGCCAAGTCTGCTAAGTTATTAACTGCGCTTGCAATCCATTAAGTAAGCAATTGGACGACAAtacaacgcacacacatgaCTGTGTGAGTGAGTGGCTTTGTGCGTGGGTGTAATGGAAATGCAGCTCTGACAGCCCCGCCCCCTCTTCGCACACTAAGATGGAAAAGACGTTGACGCCtgcacacacactaacacagatacacacacacaaagagagtgAAAGATATAAGTGTATTCATACATCAGACTTTGTCACATGACTGCAGATTGCCGTTGAGGCTGGCGTTTGGTTTCTTAATGCTAGTTTATGTGCTGCTAAAAGCATTAGTCAGACAGCCCGTATTCAAATGTGGAATGTTAACCTATAGGATATTTTTCATCTTAAACTTAACTATAAtttgcttgctttgctttgcttaactataattttacttatatatatattttacttatattttatactctgtGTATAAATGATGactttcatttacatttataaagtgaataaactttaatatatgggtaattccatggcgGAATTTGTTCCGTGCGAGActctttacattgaaaataacataaactgaaacaattttgaaaataagaaaagaatatttttatagctctagttaattttaaatatatttcaaattgaatttttattttacattaacATAATAGCATCTTTTTCATCTCAAAATAGTTCTGATttgtaaaaaaattataaatataaaattgtaactTTGTGGCTGTAGAAAATGGAGTCAGCTCTGACcccatatataatataatatatatttttgataagcGTCAACAACCGAcccgatatagccatgtccgtctgtgcggctgtctgtctgtccgtatgaaagaCTGGATCTCAGAGTCTAAAAGAGGaaaagctataattttttttttcgagagcatttgttatatttccACACAGATTTGCTTCTTTTATAGGAGCAAAAACGTAtacttatgtatttatgtatacatatgggtaattctctggtaaatgtcgcgtgcgaccacCTTTACagttaaaacaagtaagaaagctacagtcgagtgtactcgactgtgagatacccgctacccaatttgattaaaagcaatatatattGAGGTATTattgtcaaaatataccgaatatagtgcaaatatacttaaaaaataccaaatggtatatgtggtatatcgatatagtatcgcattcaaaatatgccatgaacagctcaatataccagattgtcaaccaaagcaactcagacccctttatctgatcgcaaccaaattttcaagaatcataactactatagttataattatatacaccaaaattcacaaccctagctttaaaattacgcttgttattctatttttttgatttgcggggggcggaagtgggcgtggcaaaaatttgaaacaaacttgatctgcgtgcaaacataacaaatgctgtccaaaattatagctctatctcttatagtctctgagatctaggtgttcatacggacggacggacagacacacagacggacagacggaaatggctatatcgtctcggctgttgacgctgatcaagaatatatatactttatagggtcggagatgtctccttctacctgttacatacatttcctgtcggcacaaagttataatacccttctaccctatgggtagcgggtataaaaaaaaaaacataaactaaaaaaattttaaaaataagtgaaggttattcttaaagctttggattaCACTATTTTTTGAGCcaagattgattttagaaagttgttctgttttacgataaaatatataaattcgttcattttttggttttgcgtacgaatttgttcatttttgcaattatcggaacagaaaacaaaacaaaaagaaaattccaaaaccattcttagctctaattaaagtactaatctagaTCTATAAGAGTAACCttttcttatatttaaaatacaacgggtcttagttgctttggctaacaatttcgtatattttgtactctatgatatacttgtatgtatgtattttgaatgcatgCATActgcaatatatttaaaaaaataggctttactaaattattagtatttttgcggaaTATTAAgttggtatgttttaaaattaataccgcactattttgcttttattcaaaatgtgtaccgagtatctcacagtagaGCAAACTCGACTGTAGGTTTCGTACTTGTTTCGCACAGTGTGCATAATACAgagtatgtatataattgtatttacgaaattatttatttttaatttagttatatttttgaagtacaattcttctttatttattgtatacttatatttaagaaacattttgcttaatgtttttgttattcattttgattttgaaaattatattttgaattgtcattttattatatttagcaCAATACGTAAATTTTTACTTATTGTTATTacttattgtatatatgtacgtatatttttttatatattatatattttttgtttattattcttGGCACATGACTCCTTTAATATAAGAAATAGTACAAATCTCAACTGAATACCCAGCACTAGTGCAACATGGGCAATTCACATTATTCTATTGATATGGGATTATGGCATTATCAGAAGACTGTTGCTTCtttgttttgaatttagaGTACACGTTATATTACCGTGAACAAAtactattttgtttattattgccAAGAAGTAAAACGGCTTACGAAATTTTGCTAATAATTGCGCAGAGAAATTACTTTTTCCGCTCGCAGGGCTTCAAGAAAATATCAGTATGAAATCGCAAAAAAGCTGGTGAGCAGCATGACAACCAAATCTCTCTACAATCTAAAGCGAATAGAACTACTCGTATTCAGTGTTGTAAAAtgcagaaaattaaaaaaataatcgCTCTCCTACTTGCCGCTCTATCACTTTGataacagcagcagttttTGCTGTGAATGATAATATTTAATGGGATATAATTGCTGATTAGCTTTATAGAATGTTTGTCTGATTTCAACAGACCAACTGGCAATTTCAGCAGCATACAACGCCAATGGCTGATAAACTCATTATCAACTGCAGCTTATCAGGAAACTGACCTAAGTAAGAAGCAGAGCCTCagttgaaatgaaaacaaatataaaagcaGTCGACGCTGCAGTAGACCAACAAACGGCACTCTGAAAGGTTGTTCGCAAGTTGCTGATCAACACAAAGATGACGTTGATGACATTTGCGCTTTTGGCTCTGCTGGTGGCTCTGGGCTATCAGTATCTCACCTGGACCTTCGGCTACTGGCGGAAGCGTAAGGTGCCGGGTCCCAGTCCAAAGCCACTAACTGGCAATTTTCCTAACATGTACACACTGAAGCGACATTCCTTCTATGATATGCAGGATATCTATCGGTAATTTGCTAGCTGATCCTTTTGTATGGACTTGGCTAATCCACTTGCTTGCAGCAAATACAAGCAGGATTATGATATGGTTGGCATGTTCCTTGGCCGAGCTCCACAGTTGCTGGTGCTCAATCCAGAGCTGGCACATCGTGTTTTTGTAGCTGATTTCAAGAGCTTCCATGACAATGAGCTGGCCAATGCGGTCGACGAGAAGTCCGACTACATTCTGGCCAACAACATGTTCACCATGAAGGGCGAGCAGTGGAAGCAGCGTCGAACGGACATAACTCCCGGATTGACCATGAGTCGGGTAAGCAATAccttattgttttattatattcatacttATTAGTGAGTCTTTTCTCTTCCTTAGATCAAAACAGTCTATCCGGTGACCAACCAAGTGTGCAACAAGCTCACCGAATACATTCGCAAGCAGTCTCGCATTGGAGCACCCGATGGCCTCAATAGCAAGCATGTAAGTGAAATAAACAGTTGAGAATTGCGGTTTCTTaactaatttttataattaacaGCTCAGCATGTGCTACACCTCGGAAATGGTCACCGATTGTGTCCTGGGACTCAGCGCAAAGAGCTTCAGCGATAATCCAACTCCCATTATGAACAAAATGAAGAATATATTCGATCAGTCGTTGACCTTTATATTGAACACCATGATATTCGCTATGTTTCCGATCTTAAGCAAAATCCGTAAACTACGTTTTATTCCCAAGGATGTCGAGAAATTCTTTGTCAGCCTCGTAGAGACTGCCATCGATACACGCAAGCAACAACTTGACATTGGCAAACAATTTGATCGTGTTGACTTTTTGGACTACATTATGCAGTTGGGCAACAAGCATAAATTAACCACTCGTCAGTTAACGGCTTATTCGATGACCTTTCTCCTCGATGGTTTTGATACAACAGCTACAGTGCTGGCTCacgttttactttttttgggTCGTGATCCCAAAGTTCAGCAACGATTGCGCGATGAGATCCAAGCGAATCTGAACAATCAAGGCTTCGTTGACTTTGATAAACTGAACGACTTGCCCTTCTTAGACGCTTGTGTGCAGGGTGAGTTAGcatatataatttcatttgagtACACTatgtttatcaatataccatatttaagaattttgttataccgcactgttttcttttattaagaACAGGTAGCAACTATCTCACAGAgaagcacactcgattgtagctttcttacttgttgaaatactttttctatattgtttttaatacatttttttattttatgtagaAACCATTCGCTTCTTCCCGCCTCTGATTGCATCCAACAAGCTGTGTACTAAGCGCATTGAGCTGTCCAATGGCAAGGGTCCAACGGTTACCATAGAACCGGGCACCGTTGTCGTTGTACCTCACGGTTGCTTCATGAAGGACGAGGATTACTTTACCAATCCCGAACACTTTCAACCCGATCGCTTTATGGAACCAAATGCAGCCAAAACCTATCGTGATCGTGGCGTTTTTATGCCCTTCGGAGATGGTCCTCGCATCTGCATAGGTGCGTAATTAAAGCTATTACTATTTGTTCAATAACTACAATACTTTATTGACTTTTCCAGGCATGCGCTTCGCTTTAACTCAGATCAAAGCTGCTCTTGTTGAGGTGATCAACAATTTCGATGTCAAAATCAATCCAAAGACACGTAAGGACAATATAATTGATAGCTCAAGCTTCCTCCCTAAGCTTCAAGGAGACATTTGGCTGGACTTTGAAGAGCGCAAGTAAAGtaacatatattttgaaagatTAAAGGTGAGCTTATCGCTTGTATATAGTCTGTGTTTTATTGTACTACCACACAACAAATTCCAGCTGTCAGTCAGCCAGGTCTGTGTTTAGAGTCGTGTTTACCTTTGCTAAATtttttagcaacaacaacgtcttCTCAGTCGAGACTCAGTTCCTGATGCTGggcattttaaattaatgaactGTGATTCAAAGTCTGCAGGGTAgggaatattttttaatttcaactaaaaTGCATTTCGGATGATGAACGAGATACATTCAGCAGAAGTCTCCTTTGCCTAGACAGTAAGCCAGCTCCAATCCATTGGCATTGcgatttttaattgttttgggAAAAGGCGGccagaaaaaatgaaaatattcatttgttaCACGGAAGAAGTCGAGTCGCTTCCttgtatttgaaaaatgattgcgattgctgcattttttgcagaaaatcatttataatatctcgcttaaaaaaaaagaagtttgCAGCAGTTCCTGAATTTGTCATACTTCgttttgtttatgcaaatgaaatgaaacggTTAATGAGCTGGCTaagcaaataaacacattttaattaacatttaaaatgcgtATTAAGCAAAAAGCTTTTAAGAAACTGCCAATAAcagcgacatcgacatcgacagcaacagcaacaaaggctGAGAATCGATGTATCAAAATATGAGAGGAAAGCCTCGATCGTTCATTAACAAGCGCGTCAAACTGATAAGAAATGGAAGATGATGAAGGGAGAGAACACAGAAGTGGGGGAAGGGAAGAGAAAACAGGTCACAATGCTAATTGATTGCAGCAAAGTTGCTGCCTCAACGTGGgctataaaattattgaagcCACCGCCGGCAGGAGACACGCATTTCTCGTCTTGTCGATAAGCAAATTGCGTTCCCAAAAACCGAAACCACGGCCCATgactcatcatcatcatcataaggCACGAGCACGAGGCAGAGCACAGTTCAGTCACTAGACAGGTAAAAGGCAAAGGTAAAGACAAAAGGCCACAGTACTataataacacacacacacacacacacacaggtggGAAGTGTCTCTCTTCTAATGCACTAAAGATGAGCCAAGAATTGAGGTTCGGCTGCGTTCACAGATTAAGCAATTAACTTGGGTAGTTGAGATAAGACTCTCACTCTGCTAAATGCTCTCTCtttcccgctctctctctcactctctcgaaAGGTGTTTGCTTTATGAATACTATATATCCCACTGAGCGATTATAATGCATTTGGTTTAAGCACGTTTGCATATGCAAATCGTCGACATCAATGTCGAAATGCTTTGAGTTCCGATTTATGATCGAAACTGAACTGCTTTTTTTTCACGACCGTTTTTTATGCGATATTTTAAGCTTTTAATGTTATAATTTactttctcaaaatatttaacgtaaatatatgaatttaaatgcataatgTCTCTGTTGTTTTGTggtttcttttgtttagacTTTTTATGGGGGCGTTCATAAGTATGTGTCGTTGAAAGCTTGATATCTCTCGACGTTCTTTTTTACGATCGCGTCtgatttaattagttttatgtGTCAAAAAgcagttaaaaatatttgaaaactcGCCACGGCTAACTGAGTTGTTATACAAATTAGCGGATTGTGCCAAAATTTATAAGCCTTTAGCCACCATACAAGTATACTAACATAACTCTGTCCCCGCTACGTTTGGCAATTTATGAACCACACATATCATGCACATATCGTACAAGCACCCCAGTTTAATATTCCCCTTCCCCAAAAACCCTCTCTGCACACTCTCTGCAAAACATAGCCACTTGAGGCAATAAAAATCATGGCTACCCCCTTGTAAATGTGGCTAAGTATGATCCATAAATTTTTCCAGCTAATCGCACGCACTCAGACCGAGCAAACACCACGGAAATTGTTTGTAATCATACGAAAATTGCCTACAAATGAACTGCTTAACGGCGTGTCGCACATTTGGCAAGCACCGAAACACCCAAaagtgccacacacacacacacaccaaacacacacccaATAACACCGCCAACAAAGgccaaacaacaataacaacagcagccccATTTTAATCCATTTAACCGGGCTCAGAAACTGTGCCACATTTGCGTTTGT includes the following:
- the LOC132786945 gene encoding probable cytochrome P450 28a5 isoform X3, whose translation is MTLMTFALLALLVALGYQYLTWTFGYWRKRKVPGPSPKPLTGNFPNMYTLKRHSFYDMQDIYRKYKQDYDMVGMFLGRAPQLLVLNPELAHRVFVADFKSFHDNELANAVDEKSDYILANNMFTMKGEQWKQRRTDITPGLTMSRIKTVYPVTNQVCNKLTEYIRKQSRIGAPDGLNSKHLSMCYTSEMVTDCVLGLSAKSFSDNPTPITP
- the LOC132786945 gene encoding probable cytochrome P450 28a5 isoform X1, with protein sequence MTLMTFALLALLVALGYQYLTWTFGYWRKRKVPGPSPKPLTGNFPNMYTLKRHSFYDMQDIYRKYKQDYDMVGMFLGRAPQLLVLNPELAHRVFVADFKSFHDNELANAVDEKSDYILANNMFTMKGEQWKQRRTDITPGLTMSRIKTVYPVTNQVCNKLTEYIRKQSRIGAPDGLNSKHLSMCYTSEMVTDCVLGLSAKSFSDNPTPIMNKMKNIFDQSLTFILNTMIFAMFPILSKIRKLRFIPKDVEKFFVSLVETAIDTRKQQLDIGKQFDRVDFLDYIMQLGNKHKLTTRQLTAYSMTFLLDGFDTTATVLAHVLLFLGRDPKVQQRLRDEIQANLNNQGFVDFDKLNDLPFLDACVQETIRFFPPLIASNKLCTKRIELSNGKGPTVTIEPGTVVVVPHGCFMKDEDYFTNPEHFQPDRFMEPNAAKTYRDRGVFMPFGDGPRICIGMRFALTQIKAALVEVINNFDVKINPKTRKDNIIDSSSFLPKLQGDIWLDFEERK
- the LOC132786945 gene encoding probable cytochrome P450 28a5 isoform X2 translates to MIFAMFPILSKIRKLRFIPKDVEKFFVSLVETAIDTRKQQLDIGKQFDRVDFLDYIMQLGNKHKLTTRQLTAYSMTFLLDGFDTTATVLAHVLLFLGRDPKVQQRLRDEIQANLNNQGFVDFDKLNDLPFLDACVQETIRFFPPLIASNKLCTKRIELSNGKGPTVTIEPGTVVVVPHGCFMKDEDYFTNPEHFQPDRFMEPNAAKTYRDRGVFMPFGDGPRICIGMRFALTQIKAALVEVINNFDVKINPKTRKDNIIDSSSFLPKLQGDIWLDFEERK